One region of Cinclus cinclus chromosome 1, bCinCin1.1, whole genome shotgun sequence genomic DNA includes:
- the NOD1 gene encoding nucleotide-binding oligomerization domain-containing protein 1, with translation MEGQLCANVDMTVKKPPGASPRSFIALLKVHRELLVGRIRNTQCLIDNLIKNDYFSTEDAEIVVQFPTQADKVRKILDLVQSKGEEVSEYFIYVLHKVTDAYYELQPWLDEIGYEPSENICSKPVVNTDPVSRYCQKLRHELGRDSKFVMLYAQKEEMLLEEIYSNSIMELVSFTNESLGQVGQLEALFDDAVGLINEDGETVYVYGDAGIGKSILLQKIQSLWARKELDIGAKFFFCFRCRMFSCFKEDEAICLKDLLFKYNCYPDQDPTEVFHHILQFPHTVLFTFDGFDEIYSNFDLSSVPEICSPNEPIHPLALLISLLRGKLLKGSKKILTARTGTEIQKNIIRKKVLLRGFSSNNLKEYTAMFFKDERRRALVSNQLEANPNLCSLCSVPLFCWIIFKCFEHFHSMFDSHELPDSSVTLTDVFLLMIEVHLNRSVKTSLLKNNIRSQAEMFKSRKESLLALGKMAYKGMENSSFIFEQEEVSLANISEEDLQLGFLRTVKGYSGCDSQATYEFLHLTLQSFFTALFLVMEEKVGTKELLEFFNECSSMETTQPTCLRIPWLKKQLAGEDPFQNKEHFNFTNMFLCGLLSGSRQKLFRHLVSPAVIKRKRKTLITYLGKSMKSRLKGYTRSRLKSYNQVQVQPNFVWMLRCLYETQSEKVGRMAARRMHANYIKLAYCNAYSADCSAISFVVHHFQKHLALDLDNNNINDYGIKQLQPCFSKLAVIRLSVNQITDHGVRILYEELSKYQIVSFLGLYNNQITDVGAKYVAKLIEECSSLEYVKIGANKITSEGGKCLAQAIQKSKTMFEIGMWGNQVGDEGAKAFAEALRNHPRLTNVSLAFNGITTEGGKSIAEAMQHNNSVRIFWLTKNELDDEAAMSFAEMLKVNKKLVHLWLIQNQITAKGVKCLSEALKENTTIQEICLNGNPISQEEAKAFENEERIICF, from the exons ATGGAAGGCCAACTTTGTGCTAATGTGGACATGACTGTGAAAAAGCCTCCGGGAGCAAGCCCTCGATCCTTCATTGCTTTGCTGAAGGTTCACCGCGAGCTTCTGGTCGGTAGGATCCGAAACACACAGTGTTTGATTGATAACTTGATTAAGAATGACTACTTCTCCACTGAAGATGCAGAAATCGTTGTCCAGTTTCCTACTCAAGCAGATAAG GTTCGCAAAATTCTAGACTTGGTTCAAAGCAAGGGAGAAGAAGTTTCGGAATATTTCATCTATGTCCTGCACAAAGTCACTGATGCTTACTATGAACTTCAGCCTTGGCTGGATGAAATAGGTTACGAGCCTTCAGAGAATATTTGTAGTAAGCCTGTGGTAAATACAGATCCAG TTAGCAGATATTGCCAGAAACTTAGACATGAGCTGGGACGGGACTCCAAGTTTGTTATGTTGTACGCTCAGAAGGAGGAGATGCTGCTTGAAGAAATCTACTCCAACAGTATTATGGAGCTGGTCAGTTTTACCAATGAGAGTCTTGGCCAGGTGGGTCAATTAGAAGCCCTTTTTGATGATGCAGTTGGGCTAATTAATGAAGATGGAGAGACTGTTTATGTCTATGGAGATGCAGGAATTGGAAAATCCATCTTGCTGCAAAAGATACAAAGCCTTTGGGCCCGAAAAGAATTGGACATAGGGGCcaagtttttcttctgttttcgGTGTAGGATGTTTAGCTGCTTCAAGGAAGATGAAGCCATATGTTTGAAAGACCTCCTCTTCAAATATAATTGCTACCCAGACCAGGACCCCACAGAAGTGTTCCATCACATCTTGCAGTTCCCCCATACAGTTCTTTTCACTTTTGATGGCTTTGATGAGATCTATTCCAACTTTGATCTCAGCAGCGTACCTGAGATATGCTCACCCAATGAACCCATCCACCCCCTGGCACTGCTCATAAGCCTTCTCAGAGGAAAGCTTCTTAAGGGATCCAAGAAAATTCTTACTGCCAGGACAGGAACTGAGATCCAAAAAAACATCATTAGGAAGAAAGTGTTGCTTCGTGGTTTCTCCAGTAACAACCTGAAGGAATACACAGCTATGTTTTTCAAAGATGAGCGACGACGAGCACTGGTATCAAACCAGTTGGAAGCTAACCCAAATCTCTGCAGTTTGTGTTCAGTGCCTTTATTTTGCTGGATTATCTTTAAATGCTTTGAGCACTTCCACTCCATGTTTGACAGCCATGAGCTTCCAGATAGTTCTGTTACATTAACAGATGTGTTTTTGCTCATGATTGAAGTCCACCTGAACCGATCTGTGAAAACAAGTTTGCTGAAGAACAATATCAGAAGCCAAGCTGAGATGTTCAAATCAAGAAAGGAAAGTCTTCTAGCTTTGGGTAAAATGGCATACAAAGGGATGGAGAACTCTTCCTTTATCTTTGAGCAGGAGGAAGTCTCATTGGCAAACATCTCTGAAGAAGATTTGCAATTGGGCTTTCTCAGGACAGTTAAAGGTTACAGTGGCTGTGACAGTCAGGCTACTTATGAGTTCTTGCACTTAACCCTTCAGTCTTTTTTCACAGCTTTGTTCTTGGTTATGGAGGAGAAGGTGGGTACCAAGGAGTTACTTGAGTTTTTCAATGAATGTTCTTCCATGGAGACCACCCAGCCTACTTGCCTTCGTATCCCCTGGTTGAAGAAACAACTAGCAGGGGAGGATCCTTTCCAAAATAAAGAACACTTTAATTTTACCAACATGTTTCTTTGTGGCCTACTTTCTGGATCCAGGCAGAAGCTCTTCAGACATTTAGTTTCACCTGCGGTCAttaagaggaagagaaaaactcTCATTACATACCTTGGGAAGAGCATGAAATCCCGCCTGAAAGGCTACACTCGGTCCAGGCTTAAAAGCTACAACCAGGTGCAGGTGCAGCCCAACTTTGTGTGGATGCTGAGGTGCCTGTACGAGACACAGAGTGAGAAGGTGGGGAGGATGGCAGCCCGCCGTATGCACGCCAACTACATCAAACTGGCCTACTGCAATGCCTACTCTGCCGACTGCAGCGCCATTTCCTTTGTGGTGCACCACTTCCAAAAGCACCTGGCTCTGGATCTGGACAATAACAACATCAATGACTATGGAATAAAGCAGCTGCAACCTTGTTTCAGCAAGCTTGCAGTGATCAG GCTCAGCGTAAATCAGATCACAGATCATGGCGTAAGGATCTTGTATGAAGAACTCTCCAAGTACCAAATTGTGTCCTTCTTGGG CTTATACAACAACCAAATCACTGATGTTGGAGCCAAATATGTTGCAAAACTAATTGAAGAGTGTTCAAGCCTGGAATATGTTAA AATAGGAGCAAACAAAATAACAAGTGAAGGAGGGAAGTGCCTTGCCCAGGCCATCCAGAAGAGCAAGACAATGTTTGAAATTGG GATGTGGGGTAATCAAGTTGGAGACGAAGGAGCAAAGGCATTTGCAGAGGCCCTGAGGAACCACCCCAGGTTAACAAATGTGAG TCTCGCATTCAATGGCATCACGACAGAGGGAGGCAAAAGTATTGCTGAAGCCATGCAACACAACAATTCCGTGAGGATATTCTG GTTGACTAAAAATGAGCTGGATGATGAGGCAGCAATGAGTTTTGCAGAGATGCTGAAGGTCAACAAGAAACTGGTGCATTTATG gcttaTCCAGAATCAAATTACAGCCAAAGGGGTGAAGTGCCTCAGTGAAGCTCTCAAGGAGAACACGACTATTCAAGAAATCTG CTTGAATGGGAACCCAATAAGCCAAGAAGAGGCcaaagcttttgaaaatgaaGAGCGGATCATTTGCTTTTGA